The Vicia villosa cultivar HV-30 ecotype Madison, WI linkage group LG1, Vvil1.0, whole genome shotgun sequence genome includes a region encoding these proteins:
- the LOC131623142 gene encoding small ribosomal subunit protein eS27y-like, whose protein sequence is MVLQNDIDLLNPPAELEKRKHKLKRLVQSPNSFFMDVKCQGCFNITTVFSHSQTVVVCGNCQTVLCQPTGGRARLTEGCSFRKKGD, encoded by the exons ATG GTTCTTCAAAACGATATTGATTTGTTAAACCCTCCTGCTGAGCTTGAGAAGAGAAAGCACAAACTCAAGCGTCTTGTTCAATCACCAAACTCTTTCTTTATG GATGTTAAATGCCAGGGTTGTTTCAACAT AACCACTGTTTTTAGCCACTCTCAGACTGTTGTGGTGTGCGGTAACTGCCAGACTGTTTTGTGCCAGCCAACAGGTGGTCGTGCAAGGCTAACAGAAGGATGCTCCTTTAGGAAGAAGGGAGATTAA